Proteins from one Gilliamella sp. ESL0443 genomic window:
- a CDS encoding GntR family transcriptional regulator — MKLFEKIAAQLLEQINTGRYGVGAELPPEGQLQKDYNVSRTTVRKAIDRLVDQNMVVRKKGVGLFVAPTLSTQNILEMTGIIKPYIYPNHKKVIKEAYLRQAGAYYSQLLKIKPAELIYYISFLEVAKNSITKEIFVLPLNNFPDFQISIIKVLSALEIINSGKKKVDKLEQDLQLIVANSELAKQLRIQINDPLFKISNHYFDTNSEPIALEYKFASNTKYVVDFT; from the coding sequence ATGAAGCTATTTGAAAAAATTGCCGCTCAATTACTCGAGCAGATAAATACCGGACGATATGGCGTTGGTGCTGAGTTACCACCCGAAGGGCAATTGCAAAAAGATTATAATGTAAGTCGAACAACTGTCCGTAAAGCAATAGATCGATTAGTTGATCAAAATATGGTGGTTAGGAAAAAAGGAGTTGGTCTGTTTGTTGCGCCAACGCTCTCGACCCAAAATATTTTAGAGATGACAGGTATCATAAAACCATACATCTACCCCAATCACAAAAAAGTAATCAAAGAAGCTTACTTAAGACAAGCAGGTGCATATTACAGTCAATTACTAAAAATAAAACCGGCTGAACTGATCTATTACATTAGCTTCCTTGAAGTGGCAAAAAACAGTATTACGAAAGAGATTTTTGTCCTGCCATTAAATAACTTTCCCGATTTTCAAATTTCAATTATCAAAGTGTTATCTGCGCTCGAAATCATCAATTCAGGCAAGAAAAAAGTCGATAAATTAGAACAAGATTTGCAACTGATTGTGGCCAACTCCGAGCTCGCTAAACAACTTCGAATCCAGATTAACGACCCATTATTTAAAATTTCTAATCACTATTTTGATACTAATAGCGAACCGATTGCTCTCGAGTATAAGTTTGCTAGTAATACCAAATATGTGGTCGATTTCACTTAG
- a CDS encoding GntR family transcriptional regulator, translating into MEYRDIASKTDVEEQIRANPKIITEKSTERGLAEFFKVSRTTVRKALHDLAMESYMFQADNYSPEHNVFEINMLKMSSFSEEIQKEENVQIEIKVLSNQIIKMPAQLRTFFGSNQQLIRIIRQRLLGKIPLSYEINYLPSEKFTDLEKQDLNNISLYEYLKEHYHFTPSHGREEITYEAATEDKAEYLAIAEGTPIYKVSSYSYDNNFQPFEYTEQYLIGNRFRYHLSAKNIFNYEEKHK; encoded by the coding sequence TTGGAATACCGAGATATTGCGTCTAAAACCGATGTAGAAGAACAAATAAGAGCAAATCCTAAAATTATTACGGAAAAATCGACTGAGCGAGGACTTGCCGAATTTTTTAAGGTAAGCCGAACAACCGTCAGGAAAGCCTTGCATGATTTAGCTATGGAAAGTTATATGTTTCAAGCAGATAACTATAGCCCGGAACACAATGTTTTTGAAATCAATATGCTAAAAATGTCTTCGTTTAGTGAAGAGATCCAAAAAGAAGAAAATGTTCAAATTGAAATAAAAGTATTGTCCAATCAAATTATAAAGATGCCTGCACAATTGCGTACCTTTTTCGGATCTAACCAGCAACTAATTAGAATTATCAGACAACGTCTCTTGGGGAAAATACCGCTTTCTTATGAAATCAATTATCTCCCTTCAGAAAAATTTACCGATTTAGAAAAACAGGACTTAAATAACATTTCGCTCTATGAATACCTTAAAGAGCATTATCATTTTACACCAAGCCATGGACGGGAAGAGATCACCTACGAAGCGGCGACCGAAGATAAAGCAGAGTATTTAGCTATTGCCGAAGGAACACCTATCTATAAAGTATCAAGTTATAGTTACGATAATAATTTTCAACCATTTGAATATACTGAACAATATTTGATTGGTAACCGATTTCGGTATCACTTATCGGCCAAAAATATCTTCAATTATGAGGAAAAACATAAATGA
- a CDS encoding serine dehydratase subunit alpha family protein, with amino-acid sequence MKLTWQQLIKLVKHEVLPALGCTEPISLALAAAVAAKYIDKNNINRIEAFVSPNLMKNGMGVTVPGTGMVGLPIAAAIGAIGGDAQAGLEVLKNIKPKQITQAKTLISEHKVNVQIADNNTAIYSEANIYTNTDHVRVCIENSHTNVILIEKNGETILKADKKTQSESKQESIINHMSVKQIYEFAMQANFDDIEFILHSAELNNALSQEGLRREYGLSIAATLYEQTKTGLLADDLLSKVMIRTAAASDARMGGATLPAMSNSGSGNQGITATMPVVVVADYLNATPEQLARALILSHTIAIYIHSKFPPLSALCAASTAAMGAAAGMAWLLGKEQYEPVDMAICNMVGDLSGIICDGASNSCAMKVSTSVSSGFKAVLMALNRIRVTGNEGIVCDSVETTINNLGAIASNSMKALDTQIIEIMSHKV; translated from the coding sequence ATGAAACTAACTTGGCAACAATTAATTAAATTGGTGAAACACGAAGTTTTACCGGCTCTTGGTTGTACAGAGCCTATCTCGCTTGCTTTGGCTGCGGCTGTTGCAGCTAAATATATTGATAAAAATAATATTAATCGTATTGAGGCTTTTGTTTCGCCAAATTTAATGAAAAACGGCATGGGCGTTACTGTTCCAGGTACCGGTATGGTTGGATTACCTATTGCCGCAGCAATAGGGGCAATAGGTGGCGATGCTCAAGCTGGCCTTGAAGTATTAAAAAATATTAAACCAAAACAAATTACTCAGGCTAAAACACTAATTAGTGAACATAAAGTTAATGTACAAATTGCTGATAATAATACTGCTATTTATTCTGAAGCCAATATTTATACGAATACCGATCATGTTAGGGTATGCATCGAAAACTCACATACTAACGTAATTCTGATCGAAAAAAATGGTGAAACTATTTTAAAAGCAGATAAAAAAACGCAAAGTGAATCTAAACAAGAGTCGATCATAAATCATATGTCAGTCAAACAGATATATGAGTTTGCAATGCAAGCTAATTTTGATGATATCGAATTTATTTTACATTCCGCAGAATTAAATAATGCTTTATCACAAGAAGGATTAAGACGAGAATATGGTTTAAGTATTGCTGCAACATTGTATGAACAAACAAAAACAGGATTGTTAGCAGATGACTTGCTGTCCAAAGTGATGATTCGCACCGCAGCAGCATCTGATGCACGAATGGGTGGTGCGACTTTACCTGCAATGAGTAACTCCGGATCGGGTAATCAGGGGATAACAGCAACTATGCCGGTAGTTGTTGTCGCCGATTATTTAAATGCGACGCCAGAGCAATTAGCTAGAGCATTAATTTTATCTCATACTATTGCGATCTATATACATAGCAAATTCCCACCTTTATCAGCACTTTGTGCAGCATCCACGGCTGCAATGGGCGCTGCTGCTGGTATGGCATGGTTGCTTGGAAAAGAGCAATATGAGCCAGTAGATATGGCAATATGCAATATGGTTGGTGATTTGTCAGGAATAATATGTGATGGTGCATCAAATAGTTGTGCAATGAAAGTGTCAACATCGGTTTCATCTGGATTTAAAGCTGTATTGATGGCTTTAAATAGGATTCGAGTAACCGGTAATGAAGGCATTGTTTGTGATAGTGTTGAAACGACTATTAATAATCTAGGGGCGATTGCAAGTAATAGTATGAAAGCATTGGATACTCAGATAATTGAAATTATGTCACATAAAGTCTAA
- a CDS encoding response regulator transcription factor, with translation MNILLIDDDVELSQMLSEYLTNEGFNIKSVYLGKDGIDEALSGKYRVAILDVMLPDINGIDVLKSIRQQCNMPVIMLTAKGDNIDRVLGLELGADDYIPKPCYPRELLARLRAVLRRFDERSVELVDDKKYHFNGLTLDIPQRLCTWNGQPIDLTSTEFNLLVLLVKHSERVVTKEELSEIGLGRARELYDRSVDVHISNIRQKLHQVAQNDVTIETIRAVGYRIR, from the coding sequence ATAAATATTTTATTAATTGATGATGATGTAGAATTATCACAAATGCTTAGCGAATATTTAACCAATGAAGGTTTTAATATTAAAAGTGTTTATTTGGGTAAAGATGGTATTGATGAAGCGCTTTCAGGTAAATACCGTGTAGCAATTTTAGATGTAATGTTACCTGATATTAATGGAATTGATGTCCTTAAAAGCATTCGTCAACAATGTAATATGCCAGTAATTATGCTAACCGCTAAAGGTGATAATATTGATCGCGTGTTAGGGTTAGAATTAGGTGCAGATGATTACATTCCAAAACCATGTTATCCACGTGAATTATTAGCTAGATTACGAGCGGTTTTACGTCGTTTTGATGAACGTTCGGTTGAATTAGTCGATGATAAAAAATATCACTTTAATGGTTTAACCTTAGATATTCCTCAGCGATTATGCACTTGGAATGGTCAACCTATTGATTTAACGTCTACCGAATTTAACTTATTAGTTTTACTTGTGAAACATAGTGAGCGAGTGGTAACTAAAGAAGAATTATCTGAAATTGGGCTTGGTCGTGCACGAGAGCTTTATGACCGTAGTGTAGATGTCCATATCAGTAATATTCGCCAAAAATTACATCAAGTCGCACAAAATGATGTAACCATTGAAACGATAAGAGCCGTTGGTTACCGTATTCGTTAA
- a CDS encoding ATP-binding protein, translating into MNRRLFWKILIIFWIIFYLTFQLTWIAFSYYIENKNQRFLNHMPTKVDMIAQLLHVAGEDETLNFIAHLPERERVLLSIKLVSPQNDQVNIITDELESTSYLYQRMAVAPDGTLYSVSFKDDKTDHSNNRKTLFNMPTPIVLMGICVGLVFSLFLAWNLTRPMKLLRQGFFRVSQGDLSVRLFKKLKPRRDELSELGKDFDMMVEQLNILISDRQALLHDVSHELRTPLARLQLAIGLAQQNKQNIDTSLARIELESERLDQLIGEILNYSRAEMNNRTDEYFDLKELIGVVVNDANYEANHQSIEVVFSISSISHSIVKGNSEQIRRAIENIIRNAIRFSKAGQTVEVSLKEAGKYLQIEVKDRGPGVDSSKLSSIFEPFVRIQSAQLGKGYGLGLAIARKTVIMHNGTIQANNRDGGGLVVTIKLPYWRKH; encoded by the coding sequence ATGAATCGTCGATTATTTTGGAAAATTCTGATTATCTTTTGGATAATCTTTTATCTTACTTTCCAATTAACTTGGATTGCTTTCTCTTATTATATAGAGAATAAAAATCAACGATTCTTAAATCATATGCCAACTAAAGTGGATATGATTGCACAATTACTACATGTTGCTGGTGAAGATGAGACTCTCAATTTTATCGCACATCTCCCCGAACGTGAGCGAGTTTTATTGTCGATAAAATTGGTCTCTCCTCAAAATGATCAAGTCAATATCATCACAGATGAATTAGAATCAACCAGTTATTTATATCAAAGGATGGCGGTTGCACCAGACGGAACACTTTACTCGGTATCATTTAAAGACGATAAAACAGATCATAGCAATAATAGGAAAACTTTATTCAATATGCCAACTCCCATTGTATTAATGGGGATATGTGTTGGGTTAGTATTCAGCCTTTTTTTAGCATGGAACTTAACCAGACCAATGAAGTTATTAAGGCAAGGTTTTTTTAGAGTTTCTCAAGGCGATCTTTCTGTCCGCCTATTCAAAAAATTAAAACCTCGTCGTGATGAGCTTAGCGAATTAGGTAAAGATTTTGACATGATGGTTGAACAGCTCAATATCTTAATTTCTGATCGCCAAGCACTACTTCATGATGTTTCACACGAACTTAGAACACCACTGGCCCGTTTGCAGCTTGCCATCGGCCTTGCACAGCAAAATAAACAAAACATAGATACTTCATTAGCTAGGATTGAGTTAGAGTCGGAACGCCTAGATCAATTAATAGGTGAAATTTTGAATTATTCACGCGCAGAAATGAATAATCGAACCGATGAATATTTTGACTTAAAAGAGTTAATTGGTGTTGTTGTTAATGATGCTAACTATGAAGCAAATCATCAATCTATTGAAGTAGTATTTAGCATATCATCGATTTCACATTCTATTGTTAAAGGTAATTCAGAACAAATACGACGAGCGATTGAAAATATTATTCGTAATGCTATCCGCTTCTCTAAAGCCGGTCAGACTGTTGAAGTATCGTTAAAAGAAGCTGGAAAATATTTACAAATAGAGGTTAAAGATCGCGGTCCTGGTGTAGATTCAAGTAAATTATCAAGCATTTTTGAACCGTTTGTCCGTATTCAATCAGCGCAATTAGGTAAAGGTTATGGACTAGGCTTGGCGATTGCAAGAAAGACCGTTATTATGCATAACGGTACTATTCAAGCTAATAATCGAGATGGCGGTGGTTTAGTGGTAACAATAAAACTACCTTATTGGCGAAAGCACTAA
- a CDS encoding M15 family metallopeptidase, producing the protein MMKKIIKTIANFTQTLTLLLCSTFAMAQSIPLNKLTGQFDEKKDSDFIALDSTILPVNKKGMYLQKEPTQQLIKAYNDFKKSYPDIPFIVVSATRNYTYQNGIWQRKWDTLLPKLKVPQKIAEEILKLSSMPGTSRHHWGTDIDITSVSSEYFKNDKKGIILYQWLRENLPKYGFCQPFNEGRKGGYLPEEWHWSYKPIAKQYIAEYKAILETNPQTIMKNLNFTGYDKITLESLVKEYVLTVNSECY; encoded by the coding sequence ATGATGAAAAAAATAATAAAAACAATTGCCAATTTTACTCAAACTTTAACTCTACTTTTATGTTCAACATTTGCTATGGCACAATCAATTCCATTAAATAAACTTACTGGTCAATTTGATGAGAAAAAAGACAGCGATTTTATTGCTCTGGATTCAACAATATTACCAGTAAATAAAAAAGGCATGTATCTTCAAAAAGAGCCCACTCAGCAGCTAATTAAAGCTTATAACGATTTTAAAAAATCTTATCCAGATATTCCGTTTATAGTTGTGAGTGCAACACGTAATTACACGTATCAAAATGGCATTTGGCAACGTAAATGGGACACCTTATTACCTAAGTTAAAAGTGCCACAAAAAATTGCCGAAGAAATTTTAAAATTATCTTCAATGCCTGGCACATCAAGGCATCATTGGGGAACAGATATAGATATTACCAGCGTGTCATCTGAATATTTTAAAAATGATAAAAAGGGTATTATTTTGTATCAATGGCTTCGTGAAAACTTACCAAAATATGGCTTTTGCCAGCCATTTAATGAAGGAAGAAAGGGTGGATATTTACCAGAAGAGTGGCACTGGTCTTATAAACCAATTGCAAAGCAATATATAGCTGAATATAAGGCGATACTTGAAACTAATCCACAAACAATTATGAAAAATTTGAATTTTACTGGCTATGATAAAATTACACTTGAAAGCCTTGTGAAAGAGTATGTATTAACAGTTAATTCAGAGTGTTATTAG